The following proteins are encoded in a genomic region of Mycolicibacterium rutilum:
- a CDS encoding sugar transferase, translating into MAWQQRYRRALIATDAVVVVVAMIVAQVVRLGRPESVLNAPTAYYAVFSYYSMLSIIVAGIWLGLLAAYRTRSPRIIGAGVEEYRRVFSATLATVGVIAVGLMILRPEYARGYLAVALPLGLLGLLLSRSLCRRVLARKRLKGKCVQNVLAVGDARAVRSLVQSLSRGWWYGYSVVGVCLTGRPSGGTFDVPGVGSIPVLGDEHQVHEAILETSADTVALTTTDHLGPEGVRELSWDLDKLGVDLVVSPGVVDVAGPRLTLRPVAGLPLIHVEKPQYSGTKKLQKRAFDVCVSITVLMCALPVMLLAAIAIKLTSKGPVFYRSERIGLDGEPFQMIKFRTMVDGADKQIDSLIHINESAGGVLFKIREDPRVTPIGKLLRRYSIDELPQFINVLRRDMSVVGPRPPLRREVDTYTDQVRRRLLVLPGITGLWQVSGRSDLSWEDSVRLDLSYVENWSITNDLLIAAKTIRTVAVGSGAY; encoded by the coding sequence ATGGCCTGGCAACAGCGGTACCGCCGAGCCCTCATCGCCACCGACGCCGTCGTGGTCGTCGTGGCCATGATCGTCGCCCAGGTCGTGCGACTTGGCCGTCCGGAAAGCGTTTTGAACGCGCCGACGGCCTACTACGCGGTCTTCTCCTACTACTCGATGCTGTCGATCATCGTCGCCGGGATCTGGCTCGGCCTCCTCGCTGCCTACCGGACCAGGTCGCCCCGCATCATCGGCGCGGGCGTCGAGGAATACCGCCGTGTGTTCTCGGCCACATTGGCTACCGTCGGGGTGATCGCGGTCGGGCTGATGATCCTGCGGCCGGAATATGCACGTGGCTATCTCGCCGTCGCGCTGCCCCTCGGGCTGCTCGGCCTGCTGCTGAGCCGTAGCTTGTGCCGCCGCGTGCTGGCCCGCAAGCGGCTCAAGGGCAAGTGCGTGCAGAACGTCCTGGCCGTCGGGGATGCCCGCGCGGTGCGCAGCCTCGTGCAGTCGCTGTCGCGGGGCTGGTGGTACGGATATTCGGTCGTCGGGGTGTGCCTGACCGGGCGTCCCAGCGGCGGCACCTTCGACGTTCCGGGCGTGGGCTCGATCCCGGTCCTCGGCGACGAGCACCAGGTGCACGAGGCGATCCTCGAGACCAGCGCCGACACCGTCGCGCTGACGACCACCGACCACCTCGGCCCCGAAGGGGTCCGCGAGCTGTCCTGGGATCTGGACAAGCTCGGCGTCGACCTCGTGGTGTCGCCGGGCGTGGTGGACGTGGCCGGGCCGCGGCTGACGCTGCGGCCGGTCGCCGGCCTGCCGCTGATCCACGTGGAGAAGCCGCAGTACAGCGGCACCAAGAAGCTGCAGAAGCGCGCCTTCGACGTCTGCGTGTCGATCACCGTGCTGATGTGTGCGCTGCCGGTGATGCTGCTCGCGGCGATCGCCATCAAGCTGACCAGCAAGGGACCGGTGTTCTACCGCTCCGAGCGCATCGGCCTCGACGGCGAGCCGTTCCAGATGATCAAGTTCCGCACCATGGTCGACGGCGCCGACAAGCAGATCGACAGCCTGATCCACATCAACGAGAGCGCGGGCGGCGTGCTGTTCAAGATCCGCGAGGATCCGCGCGTCACCCCGATCGGCAAGCTGCTGCGCCGGTACAGCATCGACGAGCTGCCCCAGTTCATCAACGTGCTCCGGCGCGACATGAGCGTGGTCGGCCCCCGGCCGCCGCTGCGCCGCGAGGTCGACACCTACACCGACCAGGTCCGGCGCCGGCTGCTGGTGCTGCCGGGGATCACCGGGCTGTGGCAGGTCAGCGGACGCTCGGATCTGTCGTGGGAAGACTCGGTGCGCCTTGACCTTTCGTACGTCGAGAACTGGTCGATCACCAACGACCTGTTGATCGCGGCCAAGACGATCCGCACGGTGGCCGTCGGCTCCGGCGCGTACTGA
- a CDS encoding YdcF family protein produces the protein MRSTDTARIAFEAVAVVVVIVLIDLTVAGFVLFTNAAGDELQKADAILVLAGEHDGREEHGIALARAGWAGTVVLSNPYPADDDVMSRVCDGERGVEVICVRPDLLTTRGEAIAMRELADERSWETIIVVTWRYHLPRARFVFRQCYSGHADDTVMTAVPRSYDFSVPEWELTYAYQFAGFAKAAIQGDCS, from the coding sequence ATGCGATCGACTGACACCGCCCGCATCGCGTTCGAGGCCGTTGCGGTGGTGGTCGTGATCGTGCTGATCGACCTGACCGTGGCGGGTTTCGTGTTGTTCACCAACGCCGCCGGCGACGAATTGCAGAAGGCCGACGCCATTCTGGTTCTCGCAGGTGAACACGACGGCCGGGAGGAGCACGGGATCGCGTTGGCGCGCGCAGGCTGGGCCGGAACCGTAGTCTTGTCGAACCCGTACCCGGCCGACGACGACGTGATGAGCCGGGTGTGTGACGGCGAGCGGGGCGTCGAGGTGATCTGCGTGCGGCCGGACCTGTTGACGACCAGGGGCGAGGCGATCGCCATGCGCGAGCTGGCCGACGAGCGGTCCTGGGAGACGATCATCGTGGTGACGTGGCGCTATCACCTGCCCCGCGCACGCTTCGTGTTTCGGCAGTGCTATTCCGGGCACGCTGACGATACCGTCATGACGGCGGTGCCGAGGTCCTATGACTTCTCGGTTCCCGAGTGGGAGCTGACCTACGCCTATCAATTTGCTGGCTTCGCGAAGGCAGCAATACAGGGCGATTGCTCTTGA
- a CDS encoding sialate O-acetylesterase, with protein MSAQRNPDGDSALWRQLLVEAKCVVKRLIAPRGTPVDPPNTPYLVVPVLGQSNAFGMGVGLDLEGLDKPHPRVHQWAMCGPSKGSAVLAVDPLLHEIPAKGLGFGTTFARHLADATGRTVLLIPGARGDTSFTPKNGYTWDPADTRTRVNLYQRAVSAIDTVLSRYPGSEVPVVLWHQGETDVPLMAGSVYQAKLDYMINDLRSRYGTGLPVLLGQMVPEEMELSHKDYSAVNAVHVDTPNRLAHTAFIPGARNCINGGADRHYNADGQRRMGLGMWTAYQQMCADRLAEYAID; from the coding sequence ATGAGTGCCCAACGCAACCCTGACGGCGACAGCGCGCTGTGGCGGCAGCTGCTGGTGGAAGCCAAGTGCGTCGTCAAACGGTTGATCGCCCCGCGCGGCACACCGGTCGACCCGCCGAACACGCCCTACCTCGTGGTGCCGGTGCTGGGCCAGTCGAACGCGTTCGGCATGGGAGTGGGTCTCGACCTCGAGGGCCTCGACAAACCGCACCCGCGGGTGCACCAGTGGGCGATGTGCGGACCGTCCAAGGGCAGCGCCGTGCTCGCCGTCGACCCGCTGCTGCACGAGATCCCGGCCAAGGGTCTCGGTTTCGGCACGACCTTCGCCCGGCACCTGGCCGACGCGACGGGTCGCACGGTGCTGCTGATCCCGGGCGCCCGCGGTGACACGTCGTTCACCCCCAAGAACGGCTACACCTGGGATCCGGCCGACACCCGCACCCGGGTGAACCTCTACCAGCGCGCCGTGTCCGCTATCGACACGGTGTTGTCCCGGTACCCGGGCAGCGAGGTCCCGGTGGTGCTGTGGCATCAGGGGGAGACCGACGTACCGCTGATGGCCGGATCGGTCTACCAAGCAAAGCTTGATTACATGATCAACGACTTGCGGTCTCGCTACGGAACTGGGTTGCCTGTATTGCTCGGGCAAATGGTTCCCGAGGAGATGGAACTGAGCCACAAGGATTATTCAGCGGTCAATGCCGTGCATGTCGACACGCCCAATCGACTTGCTCACACCGCGTTCATTCCCGGCGCCCGGAATTGCATCAACGGGGGCGCGGACCGGCACTACAACGCCGACGGCCAGCGGCGGATGGGCCTGGGCATGTGGACCGCCTACCAGCAGATGTGCGCCGACAGGCTCGCGGAGTATGCGATCGACTGA